In Brevundimonas sp. SGAir0440, one DNA window encodes the following:
- a CDS encoding VWA domain-containing protein: MQWTAMRRLAHLRRNTAGNIATFFALSAMGLTLMVGLAIDINRYVSVRNQVQEALDAAALGAAASRAQTVKELEAVSGPYLEANLKTGQLIDGWKTGTQYVDGKIVRVTFKGGVKPIFAGLAGVKQFDINALSEATRGVAQKIETVLVLDNTWSMSEKDSRSIKRIDALKTSASLLVNELMATESDEVSIGVVPYADYVNVGIANRKAPWISVPDDYVQERTCTTKTTYSGGTPYPCTTVRDGVSEIGTCYKDQVVKTVTVPPYACNVSYKWFGCVYSRNVGTTRLNDQSPATPYKGFLTTGQSCLNAVSPLSKSKSSVLNAIKNLVINVGGYKPETHIPSGLIWGINLLSPTAPFQEAGAYDPANRTPRKILVLMTDGVNTLRYRSSDGAHVATVKPNELAATDSDLDSICTYAKSSKIEVFTVGLNVPTQNGRNLLRTCATDSDHAFLAEDSAALEAAFREIARSIGVVRLIK; encoded by the coding sequence ATGCAATGGACAGCGATGAGGCGGCTGGCGCATCTGCGCCGGAATACCGCAGGCAACATTGCGACCTTCTTCGCCCTGTCCGCCATGGGCCTGACACTGATGGTCGGCCTGGCCATCGACATCAATCGCTATGTCTCGGTCAGGAACCAAGTGCAGGAAGCCCTCGATGCAGCAGCGTTGGGCGCTGCGGCGTCCCGCGCCCAGACGGTCAAGGAGCTGGAAGCGGTCAGCGGTCCCTATCTGGAGGCCAATCTGAAGACCGGCCAATTGATCGACGGCTGGAAGACCGGCACCCAATATGTCGATGGCAAAATCGTCAGGGTGACCTTCAAGGGCGGGGTCAAACCCATCTTCGCGGGTCTGGCCGGCGTCAAACAGTTCGACATCAACGCCCTGTCCGAGGCGACGCGTGGCGTGGCGCAAAAGATCGAGACCGTTCTGGTGCTCGATAACACCTGGTCCATGAGTGAAAAGGACAGTCGGTCGATCAAGCGGATCGATGCGCTGAAGACCTCGGCCAGTTTGCTGGTCAACGAGTTGATGGCGACCGAAAGCGATGAGGTCTCGATCGGCGTCGTGCCTTATGCGGACTACGTCAATGTCGGGATTGCCAATCGCAAGGCCCCGTGGATTTCCGTGCCCGACGACTACGTTCAGGAGCGCACCTGTACGACCAAGACGACCTACAGCGGCGGCACGCCCTATCCTTGCACCACCGTGCGCGACGGCGTCAGCGAGATCGGCACCTGCTACAAGGATCAGGTGGTCAAGACGGTCACCGTCCCGCCCTATGCTTGCAACGTCAGCTACAAGTGGTTCGGCTGCGTCTACTCACGCAATGTCGGCACAACGCGGTTGAACGACCAGTCGCCAGCGACGCCCTACAAGGGTTTCCTGACGACAGGCCAGAGTTGCCTGAATGCGGTCAGCCCCCTGTCCAAGAGCAAATCCAGCGTCCTGAACGCGATCAAAAACCTTGTCATCAATGTCGGCGGCTACAAGCCCGAGACGCACATTCCATCCGGCCTGATCTGGGGCATCAATCTGCTGTCGCCCACCGCGCCGTTCCAGGAAGCCGGGGCCTACGATCCCGCAAACCGCACGCCGCGCAAAATACTGGTGCTTATGACCGACGGTGTGAACACCCTGCGCTACCGCTCGTCCGACGGCGCGCACGTCGCCACGGTCAAACCCAATGAGCTGGCGGCGACGGATTCCGATCTCGATTCGATCTGCACCTACGCCAAGTCGAGCAAGATCGAGGTCTTCACCGTGGGCCTCAACGTTCCCACGCAAAACGGACGCAATCTGCTCAGGACCTGCGCGACCGATTCCGACCACGCCTTCCTGGCCGAGGACAGCGCAGCCCTAGAGGCCGCATTCCGTGAGATCGCGCGCTCCATCGGCGTCGTACGGCTGATCAAGTAA